In Carassius gibelio isolate Cgi1373 ecotype wild population from Czech Republic chromosome B17, carGib1.2-hapl.c, whole genome shotgun sequence, a single window of DNA contains:
- the plekha1a gene encoding pleckstrin homology domain-containing family A member 1a isoform X2, protein MPYVDRQNRICGFLDIEELENSGKFLRRYFILDTQQGSLVWYMDNPQNLPVGAKHVGSLSLTYISKVSDATKQRPKAEYCFVINAGMRKYFLQANDQQDLVEWVNALNNATKITVPKSSDAVHSESQSLASNGNKKQVPYKTEIIAGVAVVTQTQDGEVGHSVGGEKVGLRKAQNHPPYLHSRAGQDQAIIKAGYCVKQGALMKNWKRRYFVLEQNSMSYFKSDLEKEPLRIILLKEVHKVQECKHSEIMMRDNLFEVVTNSRTFYVQADSPEEMHSWIKAISGAIVAQRGPGRSAASMRQARRHSSPCIQRYTPRVTQGSTYEFIVGGSCFYRQPTSHAIPWTASPAVSANPECRGPTRPGMGQRALHEPAAPAPPTRPSVTARDPPLQVTHESPWRRRSSFGMCDAPLPQLDLDNADLPVSEV, encoded by the exons ATGCCTTACGTGGACCGGCAGAACCGCATCTGCGGTTTCCTGGATATCGAAGAATTGGAGAACAGCGGCAAGTTCCTGCGACGGTATTTCATCCTGGACACGCAGCAGGGTAGTCTGGTCTGGTACATGGACAACCCACAG AACCTGCCTGTAGGTGCCAAACACGTGGGTTCCCTCAGTCTCACCTACATATCCAAG GTCAGTGATGCCACCAAACAGAGGCCAAAAGCTGAGTACTGCTTTG TCATCAATGCAGGAATGAGGAAATACTTTCTGCAGGCTAATGATCAGCAGGATCTTGTGGAATGGGTCAACGCGCTCAATAATGCAACCAAAATCACA GTTCCTAAGTCCTCTGATGCTGTTCACTCTGAGAGTCAGAGTCTGGCTTCAAATGGAAACAAGAAACAGGTTCCATACAAGACTGAGATCATTGCAGGAGTGGCTGTCGTCACACAGACACAG GATGGAGAGGTGGGACACAGTGTTGGAGGAGAGAAAGTGGGTTTGAGGAAGGCTCAAAACCATCCACCATATTTGCACTCCAGAGCAGGCCAGGATCAAGCCATTATTAAAGCAGGATATTGTGTCAAACAAGGGGCTCTG ATGAAGAACTGGAAAAGGCGATATTTTGTTCTGGAGCAGAACTCAATGAGTTACTTCAAGTCTGATCTG GAGAAGGAGCCTTTGCGGATTATTCTTCTGAAGGAGGTCCATAAGGTGCAGGAGTGCAAACACAG TGAAATAATGATGCGAGACAACCTCTTTGAAGTCGTCACAAACTCCAGAACATTTTATGTACAG GCTGATAGTCCAGAGGAGATGCACAGCTGGATCAAGGCTATTTCAGGAGCCATAGTTGCTCAGAGGGGCCCAGGCCGGTCTGCAGCCTCT ATGCGTCAGGCCAGAAGGCATTCAAGCCCCTGTATTCAGAGATACACACCACGTGTCACTCAAGGCAGCACGTAT GAGTTCATTGTTGGCGGCTCCTGTTTCTACCGCCAGCCCACGAGTCACGCCATCCCCTGGACGGCCAGCCCTGCCGTGTCAGCAAACCCAGAATGCCGTGGTCCCACGAGGCCTGGCATGGGACAGCGAGCACTTCATGAGCCTGCTGCCCCTGCCCCGCCCACACGCCCGTCTGTCACTGCAAGAGACCCGCCTCTCCAAGTGACTCACGAATCA
- the plekha1a gene encoding pleckstrin homology domain-containing family A member 1a isoform X3 gives MPYVDRQNRICGFLDIEELENSGKFLRRYFILDTQQGSLVWYMDNPQNLPVGAKHVGSLSLTYISKVSDATKQRPKAEYCFVINAGMRKYFLQANDQQDLVEWVNALNNATKITVPKSSDAVHSESQSLASNGNKKQVPYKTEIIAGVAVVTQTQQDGEVGHSVGGEKVGLRKAQNHPPYLHSRAGQDQAIIKAGYCVKQGALMKNWKRRYFVLEQNSMSYFKSDLEKEPLRIILLKEVHKVQECKHSEIMMRDNLFEVVTNSRTFYVQADSPEEMHSWIKAISGAIVAQRGPGRSAASEFIVGGSCFYRQPTSHAIPWTASPAVSANPECRGPTRPGMGQRALHEPAAPAPPTRPSVTARDPPLQVTHESPWRRRSSFGMCDAPLPQLDLDNADLPVSEV, from the exons ATGCCTTACGTGGACCGGCAGAACCGCATCTGCGGTTTCCTGGATATCGAAGAATTGGAGAACAGCGGCAAGTTCCTGCGACGGTATTTCATCCTGGACACGCAGCAGGGTAGTCTGGTCTGGTACATGGACAACCCACAG AACCTGCCTGTAGGTGCCAAACACGTGGGTTCCCTCAGTCTCACCTACATATCCAAG GTCAGTGATGCCACCAAACAGAGGCCAAAAGCTGAGTACTGCTTTG TCATCAATGCAGGAATGAGGAAATACTTTCTGCAGGCTAATGATCAGCAGGATCTTGTGGAATGGGTCAACGCGCTCAATAATGCAACCAAAATCACA GTTCCTAAGTCCTCTGATGCTGTTCACTCTGAGAGTCAGAGTCTGGCTTCAAATGGAAACAAGAAACAGGTTCCATACAAGACTGAGATCATTGCAGGAGTGGCTGTCGTCACACAGACACAG CAGGATGGAGAGGTGGGACACAGTGTTGGAGGAGAGAAAGTGGGTTTGAGGAAGGCTCAAAACCATCCACCATATTTGCACTCCAGAGCAGGCCAGGATCAAGCCATTATTAAAGCAGGATATTGTGTCAAACAAGGGGCTCTG ATGAAGAACTGGAAAAGGCGATATTTTGTTCTGGAGCAGAACTCAATGAGTTACTTCAAGTCTGATCTG GAGAAGGAGCCTTTGCGGATTATTCTTCTGAAGGAGGTCCATAAGGTGCAGGAGTGCAAACACAG TGAAATAATGATGCGAGACAACCTCTTTGAAGTCGTCACAAACTCCAGAACATTTTATGTACAG GCTGATAGTCCAGAGGAGATGCACAGCTGGATCAAGGCTATTTCAGGAGCCATAGTTGCTCAGAGGGGCCCAGGCCGGTCTGCAGCCTCT GAGTTCATTGTTGGCGGCTCCTGTTTCTACCGCCAGCCCACGAGTCACGCCATCCCCTGGACGGCCAGCCCTGCCGTGTCAGCAAACCCAGAATGCCGTGGTCCCACGAGGCCTGGCATGGGACAGCGAGCACTTCATGAGCCTGCTGCCCCTGCCCCGCCCACACGCCCGTCTGTCACTGCAAGAGACCCGCCTCTCCAAGTGACTCACGAATCA
- the plekha1a gene encoding pleckstrin homology domain-containing family A member 1a isoform X1, whose translation MPYVDRQNRICGFLDIEELENSGKFLRRYFILDTQQGSLVWYMDNPQNLPVGAKHVGSLSLTYISKVSDATKQRPKAEYCFVINAGMRKYFLQANDQQDLVEWVNALNNATKITVPKSSDAVHSESQSLASNGNKKQVPYKTEIIAGVAVVTQTQQDGEVGHSVGGEKVGLRKAQNHPPYLHSRAGQDQAIIKAGYCVKQGALMKNWKRRYFVLEQNSMSYFKSDLEKEPLRIILLKEVHKVQECKHSEIMMRDNLFEVVTNSRTFYVQADSPEEMHSWIKAISGAIVAQRGPGRSAASMRQARRHSSPCIQRYTPRVTQGSTYEFIVGGSCFYRQPTSHAIPWTASPAVSANPECRGPTRPGMGQRALHEPAAPAPPTRPSVTARDPPLQVTHESPWRRRSSFGMCDAPLPQLDLDNADLPVSEV comes from the exons ATGCCTTACGTGGACCGGCAGAACCGCATCTGCGGTTTCCTGGATATCGAAGAATTGGAGAACAGCGGCAAGTTCCTGCGACGGTATTTCATCCTGGACACGCAGCAGGGTAGTCTGGTCTGGTACATGGACAACCCACAG AACCTGCCTGTAGGTGCCAAACACGTGGGTTCCCTCAGTCTCACCTACATATCCAAG GTCAGTGATGCCACCAAACAGAGGCCAAAAGCTGAGTACTGCTTTG TCATCAATGCAGGAATGAGGAAATACTTTCTGCAGGCTAATGATCAGCAGGATCTTGTGGAATGGGTCAACGCGCTCAATAATGCAACCAAAATCACA GTTCCTAAGTCCTCTGATGCTGTTCACTCTGAGAGTCAGAGTCTGGCTTCAAATGGAAACAAGAAACAGGTTCCATACAAGACTGAGATCATTGCAGGAGTGGCTGTCGTCACACAGACACAG CAGGATGGAGAGGTGGGACACAGTGTTGGAGGAGAGAAAGTGGGTTTGAGGAAGGCTCAAAACCATCCACCATATTTGCACTCCAGAGCAGGCCAGGATCAAGCCATTATTAAAGCAGGATATTGTGTCAAACAAGGGGCTCTG ATGAAGAACTGGAAAAGGCGATATTTTGTTCTGGAGCAGAACTCAATGAGTTACTTCAAGTCTGATCTG GAGAAGGAGCCTTTGCGGATTATTCTTCTGAAGGAGGTCCATAAGGTGCAGGAGTGCAAACACAG TGAAATAATGATGCGAGACAACCTCTTTGAAGTCGTCACAAACTCCAGAACATTTTATGTACAG GCTGATAGTCCAGAGGAGATGCACAGCTGGATCAAGGCTATTTCAGGAGCCATAGTTGCTCAGAGGGGCCCAGGCCGGTCTGCAGCCTCT ATGCGTCAGGCCAGAAGGCATTCAAGCCCCTGTATTCAGAGATACACACCACGTGTCACTCAAGGCAGCACGTAT GAGTTCATTGTTGGCGGCTCCTGTTTCTACCGCCAGCCCACGAGTCACGCCATCCCCTGGACGGCCAGCCCTGCCGTGTCAGCAAACCCAGAATGCCGTGGTCCCACGAGGCCTGGCATGGGACAGCGAGCACTTCATGAGCCTGCTGCCCCTGCCCCGCCCACACGCCCGTCTGTCACTGCAAGAGACCCGCCTCTCCAAGTGACTCACGAATCA
- the plekha1a gene encoding pleckstrin homology domain-containing family A member 1a isoform X4, with protein sequence MPYVDRQNRICGFLDIEELENSGKFLRRYFILDTQQGSLVWYMDNPQNLPVGAKHVGSLSLTYISKVSDATKQRPKAEYCFVINAGMRKYFLQANDQQDLVEWVNALNNATKITVPKSSDAVHSESQSLASNGNKKQVPYKTEIIAGVAVVTQTQDGEVGHSVGGEKVGLRKAQNHPPYLHSRAGQDQAIIKAGYCVKQGALMKNWKRRYFVLEQNSMSYFKSDLEKEPLRIILLKEVHKVQECKHSEIMMRDNLFEVVTNSRTFYVQADSPEEMHSWIKAISGAIVAQRGPGRSAASEFIVGGSCFYRQPTSHAIPWTASPAVSANPECRGPTRPGMGQRALHEPAAPAPPTRPSVTARDPPLQVTHESPWRRRSSFGMCDAPLPQLDLDNADLPVSEV encoded by the exons ATGCCTTACGTGGACCGGCAGAACCGCATCTGCGGTTTCCTGGATATCGAAGAATTGGAGAACAGCGGCAAGTTCCTGCGACGGTATTTCATCCTGGACACGCAGCAGGGTAGTCTGGTCTGGTACATGGACAACCCACAG AACCTGCCTGTAGGTGCCAAACACGTGGGTTCCCTCAGTCTCACCTACATATCCAAG GTCAGTGATGCCACCAAACAGAGGCCAAAAGCTGAGTACTGCTTTG TCATCAATGCAGGAATGAGGAAATACTTTCTGCAGGCTAATGATCAGCAGGATCTTGTGGAATGGGTCAACGCGCTCAATAATGCAACCAAAATCACA GTTCCTAAGTCCTCTGATGCTGTTCACTCTGAGAGTCAGAGTCTGGCTTCAAATGGAAACAAGAAACAGGTTCCATACAAGACTGAGATCATTGCAGGAGTGGCTGTCGTCACACAGACACAG GATGGAGAGGTGGGACACAGTGTTGGAGGAGAGAAAGTGGGTTTGAGGAAGGCTCAAAACCATCCACCATATTTGCACTCCAGAGCAGGCCAGGATCAAGCCATTATTAAAGCAGGATATTGTGTCAAACAAGGGGCTCTG ATGAAGAACTGGAAAAGGCGATATTTTGTTCTGGAGCAGAACTCAATGAGTTACTTCAAGTCTGATCTG GAGAAGGAGCCTTTGCGGATTATTCTTCTGAAGGAGGTCCATAAGGTGCAGGAGTGCAAACACAG TGAAATAATGATGCGAGACAACCTCTTTGAAGTCGTCACAAACTCCAGAACATTTTATGTACAG GCTGATAGTCCAGAGGAGATGCACAGCTGGATCAAGGCTATTTCAGGAGCCATAGTTGCTCAGAGGGGCCCAGGCCGGTCTGCAGCCTCT GAGTTCATTGTTGGCGGCTCCTGTTTCTACCGCCAGCCCACGAGTCACGCCATCCCCTGGACGGCCAGCCCTGCCGTGTCAGCAAACCCAGAATGCCGTGGTCCCACGAGGCCTGGCATGGGACAGCGAGCACTTCATGAGCCTGCTGCCCCTGCCCCGCCCACACGCCCGTCTGTCACTGCAAGAGACCCGCCTCTCCAAGTGACTCACGAATCA
- the plekha1a gene encoding pleckstrin homology domain-containing family A member 1a isoform X5 has product MPYVDRQNRICGFLDIEELENSGKFLRRYFILDTQQGSLVWYMDNPQNLPVGAKHVGSLSLTYISKVSDATKQRPKAEYCFVINAGMRKYFLQANDQQDLVEWVNALNNATKITVPKSSDAVHSESQSLASNGNKKQVPYKTEIIAGVAVVTQTQQDGEVGHSVGGEKVGLRKAQNHPPYLHSRAGQDQAIIKAGYCVKQGALMKNWKRRYFVLEQNSMSYFKSDLEKEPLRIILLKEVHKVQECKHSEIMMRDNLFEVVTNSRTFYVQADSPEEMHSWIKAISGAIVAQRGPGRSAASMRQARRHSSPCIQRYTPRVTQGSTSSLLAAPVSTASPRVTPSPGRPALPCQQTQNAVVPRGLAWDSEHFMSLLPLPRPHARLSLQETRLSK; this is encoded by the exons ATGCCTTACGTGGACCGGCAGAACCGCATCTGCGGTTTCCTGGATATCGAAGAATTGGAGAACAGCGGCAAGTTCCTGCGACGGTATTTCATCCTGGACACGCAGCAGGGTAGTCTGGTCTGGTACATGGACAACCCACAG AACCTGCCTGTAGGTGCCAAACACGTGGGTTCCCTCAGTCTCACCTACATATCCAAG GTCAGTGATGCCACCAAACAGAGGCCAAAAGCTGAGTACTGCTTTG TCATCAATGCAGGAATGAGGAAATACTTTCTGCAGGCTAATGATCAGCAGGATCTTGTGGAATGGGTCAACGCGCTCAATAATGCAACCAAAATCACA GTTCCTAAGTCCTCTGATGCTGTTCACTCTGAGAGTCAGAGTCTGGCTTCAAATGGAAACAAGAAACAGGTTCCATACAAGACTGAGATCATTGCAGGAGTGGCTGTCGTCACACAGACACAG CAGGATGGAGAGGTGGGACACAGTGTTGGAGGAGAGAAAGTGGGTTTGAGGAAGGCTCAAAACCATCCACCATATTTGCACTCCAGAGCAGGCCAGGATCAAGCCATTATTAAAGCAGGATATTGTGTCAAACAAGGGGCTCTG ATGAAGAACTGGAAAAGGCGATATTTTGTTCTGGAGCAGAACTCAATGAGTTACTTCAAGTCTGATCTG GAGAAGGAGCCTTTGCGGATTATTCTTCTGAAGGAGGTCCATAAGGTGCAGGAGTGCAAACACAG TGAAATAATGATGCGAGACAACCTCTTTGAAGTCGTCACAAACTCCAGAACATTTTATGTACAG GCTGATAGTCCAGAGGAGATGCACAGCTGGATCAAGGCTATTTCAGGAGCCATAGTTGCTCAGAGGGGCCCAGGCCGGTCTGCAGCCTCT ATGCGTCAGGCCAGAAGGCATTCAAGCCCCTGTATTCAGAGATACACACCACGTGTCACTCAAGGCAGCAC GAGTTCATTGTTGGCGGCTCCTGTTTCTACCGCCAGCCCACGAGTCACGCCATCCCCTGGACGGCCAGCCCTGCCGTGTCAGCAAACCCAGAATGCCGTGGTCCCACGAGGCCTGGCATGGGACAGCGAGCACTTCATGAGCCTGCTGCCCCTGCCCCGCCCACACGCCCGTCTGTCACTGCAAGAGACCCGCCTCTCCAAGTGA